The DNA sequence TGATCAGATTTCAAGGGGATAACCCGACATGACCACCACCGATATAAAAATCACCGCCAGCCGCGTCGCTGTCCTCATAGGAAAGGGCGGGGCAACCAAACGTCAGATCGAAGAACTCACCGACACGAACCTGACGGTCAACTCCGATGAAGGGATTGTCACCATCGACGGCGAGGATGCCGTCGCCGTCATGCGGACGACCGAACTCGTGCGGGCCATTAACCGTGGATTTTCGCCTGAACGTGCGTACACCCTCCTCGAAGAGGAGGACCTGCTCCTCGACATCATCGACCTGTCCGGCGTCTGCTCGACACCGAAACAGATGGAACGCCTCCGCGGCCGCATCATCGGCAAGAACGGCAGGGCCCGCGAACAGATTGAGGACATGACCGGTGCCCTCGTCTCCGTCCATGGAAAGACGGTCGCCATCATCGGCACCTTCGACCAGGTAAAGATCGTCAGCGAGGCTGTGGAGATGCTCGTCGAGGGGCTTCCGCATGCGACCGTCTTCTCCTTCCTTGACCGCAAACGCAAGGAACAAAAGGCGGATATGTTTGAATATTATTATTGAGAGCGTAAACGGAGAGAAGAAGGAAACAGACCGGAATTAGGTAAATTGATGAGATTTACTATAAATATATTTTGGTTTTGACCTTTCCGAAAACAGGGTTTTTTTCACCTCCAAAACCCAAAATCACGGGCAGATAAGGATTATTTCCACTGGAGATGAATCCGGAGGAGACCCGGGGGATTCCTGAAAAAACCCTAATCCTGCGTTTTCAAGTGGAAAAAAAGGGGTATTGATGAAAATTTCGGACCTGCCGCTCCCGGCTGAACTGGTCGGAGCCTACACCGCAAGGGGGATTGAGAACCTCTATCCCCCGCAGGCAGCATGTGTGGAGAAGGGCCTTCTCACCGGGGCAAACCTCCTTGTTGCCATCCCCACGGCATCGGGAAAGACCCTGATAGCGGAGATGGCGATGCACACCCACGTGGCGCAGGGAGGGCGCTCTCTCTACATTGTCCCCTTAAAGGCGCTGGCCTCCGAGAAGTACAGCGATTTTTCCGGCAAGGGCGCCTCGGTCGGGGTGGCGACCGGCGACCTCGACCGCCGGGACGCCTACCTCGGCCGAAATGACATCATCATCGCCACGTCGGAGAAGGTGGACTCGCTGCTGCGAAACGGTGCTCCCTGGCTGCGGGACGTAACCCTCCTCGTCGTGGATGAGGTCCACCTCATCGACTCCGAGGACCGCGGACCCACCCTCGAGATGGTGATCACCAAACTCCGGCACATGAACCCGGCGATGCAGGTGATCGCCCTCTCCGCCACTATCGGCAACCCCTCGACACTTGCCGGGTGGCTCGACGCCGACCTCGTCACCTCCGACTGGAGGCCGGTCGATCTCCGGGAGGGGGTCGCCTACCGCGACACCATCTACTTCGACGGCGACCGGCGGGAGTACCCCGCAACTACCAAACACGAGGATGTCAATCTCCTCCTCGACTGCGTCGCGGATGGCGGGCAGTGCCTGGTCTTCGTTTCCTCCCGGCGCAATGCCGAGGCGTACGCCAAACGGGCCGCTCAGGCGCTGAAAATCGATGAGCCCGCCCTTCAGGAGCTTGCAACCCGCCTCGAATCGGCGGCCGAAACGGATATGGGGCGGATTCTGGCCACCTGCGTCCGCCACGGGGCGGCGTTCCACCATGCCGGGCTCACGCCCGCCCAGCGCTCGCTCGTGGAGCAGGGCTTTCGCGAGGGGGCCATCCGGGTCATCTCCTCCACCCCGACACTTGCCGCAGGCCTCAACCTGCCGGCCCGCCGGGTAATCATCCGCGACTATCTCCGTTTCTCCGCCGGAGCGGGGATGACGCCCATCCCGGTCCGGGAGTACCGCCAGATGGCGGGAAGGGCTGGGCGGCCGCACCTGGACCCCTACGGTGAGGCGGTTCTCATCGCAAAGAGCGAGGACGCCGTCTACGATCTCTTCGAGGAGTACTGTACCGCACCCGATGAGGATGTCTCCTCGCGGTCCTCCTCCGAAGGGGTGCTCACCACCCACATCCTCTCGCTGATTGCAACCCGCTTCGTCCGGGACCGCGAGGGCCTTATGGCATTTCTGAAAAAGACCTTCTATGCCCACCAGCACGGCGAGGAACGGCTGCTGCAGCGGATCGTCGATCGTTCTGTCGCATTTCTCACGGAGGCGGAGATGATCACGGACCTGAACGGGCGTATGAACGCCACCGAATACGGCAATCTCACCTCCCGCCTCTACATCGACCCCCGTTCCGCGGAGATCATCACCCAGGGGCTCCGCGAACATAATGACTGGTCGGTAGCGGGGCTTCTCCAGCTCCTCTGTACGACCCCCGACATGTACACCCTGTATGTGCGCAAAAACGACATGGAGATGCTCGAGCGGTTCTACTATGCCCACGA is a window from the Methanovulcanius yangii genome containing:
- a CDS encoding KH domain-containing protein → MTTTDIKITASRVAVLIGKGGATKRQIEELTDTNLTVNSDEGIVTIDGEDAVAVMRTTELVRAINRGFSPERAYTLLEEEDLLLDIIDLSGVCSTPKQMERLRGRIIGKNGRAREQIEDMTGALVSVHGKTVAIIGTFDQVKIVSEAVEMLVEGLPHATVFSFLDRKRKEQKADMFEYYY
- a CDS encoding ATP-dependent DNA helicase, producing the protein MKISDLPLPAELVGAYTARGIENLYPPQAACVEKGLLTGANLLVAIPTASGKTLIAEMAMHTHVAQGGRSLYIVPLKALASEKYSDFSGKGASVGVATGDLDRRDAYLGRNDIIIATSEKVDSLLRNGAPWLRDVTLLVVDEVHLIDSEDRGPTLEMVITKLRHMNPAMQVIALSATIGNPSTLAGWLDADLVTSDWRPVDLREGVAYRDTIYFDGDRREYPATTKHEDVNLLLDCVADGGQCLVFVSSRRNAEAYAKRAAQALKIDEPALQELATRLESAAETDMGRILATCVRHGAAFHHAGLTPAQRSLVEQGFREGAIRVISSTPTLAAGLNLPARRVIIRDYLRFSAGAGMTPIPVREYRQMAGRAGRPHLDPYGEAVLIAKSEDAVYDLFEEYCTAPDEDVSSRSSSEGVLTTHILSLIATRFVRDREGLMAFLKKTFYAHQHGEERLLQRIVDRSVAFLTEAEMITDLNGRMNATEYGNLTSRLYIDPRSAEIITQGLREHNDWSVAGLLQLLCTTPDMYTLYVRKNDMEMLERFYYAHEDELWGEFSYTEMEEFFRALKTTMLLLDWMDEVGEETVCERYGVGPGDIYNVVEGVGWLVHAGSRLAHLMAPVHDEAIAAAELRVRHGVKEELIPLVRIRGIGRVRARRLYTNGMTTPAAIVAAGVEKVGAIIGRKVAESAIREIASGSSGKGRQGGPAGGTGEPSVSAVTRDGKQRKRSGDTRGVEEQGSSNGRDDDPRNGQASLFSFGDHS